The Naumovozyma dairenensis CBS 421 chromosome 3, complete genome genome has a window encoding:
- the DTR1 gene encoding Dtr1p (similar to Saccharomyces cerevisiae DTR1 (YBR180W); ancestral locus Anc_8.570) — MSSSEETKEKIEVQNEQVEIVPYTCFTRGQIFLIFAIVIYIGFLGPMSGNIYIPALPLLQNEFKVNSTTINATVSVFMAVFSVGPLFWGLFADFGGRKILYIISISIMIAANVILAAVPSHIGALFAMRVVQAFGSSSVITLGAGTVTDITPPKHRGKAIAYFMMGPNIGPVIAPIIAGLILMKGDYWRWLFGFTAIMSGIGLFAIIIFLPETLRCIVGNYDPRWRKTEYLAVTTEKVEDIELVSEQPTTRRPSWPFFSDIGLQKPRSTSDEFKTRYPKPPKTGLKTYWQLIKCPPVLIASVSTSLLFTNYYAFSVSFAHYLARDYHLSPLKIGACYVCPGISMLVGSQVGGHLSDYLRSRWLKRHEAETFPLEYRLVLHIFGILMNTAGCIGFGFSISFHYHLALILMFSGLMAFGMTWCSNTTMTYLTELMTNKAAATIALSSFFRNVGAAISSAIIITLCDQMGVGWCFMGLGLVNIMSLVLIIYLICTGKGRQRKR; from the coding sequence ATGAGCTCGAGCGAAGAAACGAAAGAAAAGATCGAAGTTCAGAACGAACAAGTGGAAATCGTTCCATATACCTGTTTCACTAGGGgccaaatatttttaatattcgccattgttatatatatagggTTTCTTGGACCCATGTCCGGTAACATTTACATTCCAGCACTTCCATTACTacaaaatgaatttaaagtCAACAGTACTACGATCAATGCAACGGTTTCTGTATTTATGGCTGTTTTTTCTGTAGGTCCATTATTCTGGGGTCTCTTTGCAGACTTTggaggaagaaaaatactCTACATCATATCAATTAGTATTATGATTGCAGCTAACGTCATTTTAGCCGCTGTACCTTCTCACATTGGTGCCTTGTTTGCAATGAGAGTGGTCCAAGCATTTGGATCCAGTTCGGTTATTACACTGGGAGCTGGTACTGTAACAGATATCACACCACCAAAACATAGAGGGAAAGCCATTGCTTACTTTATGATGGGCCCCAACATTGGTCCAGTCATTGCGCCTATCATTGCCGgtttaattttaatgaaGGGTGATTACTGGAGATGGTTGTTCGGATTTACTGCAATAATGTCTGGAATTGGGCTCTTCgcaattattatatttttgcCGGAGACTTTAAGGTGCATTGTAGGAAATTACGACCCACGATGGAGAAAGACAGAATACTTAGCTGTCACCACTGAAAAAGTGGAAGATATCGAGTTAGTCTCAGAACAACCAACCACCAGGAGACCCAGCTGGCCCTTCTTCAGTGACATTGGTTTACAAAAACCTCGAAGCACAAGCGATGAATTTAAAACAAGGTATCCTAAACCACCAAAAACGGGGCTAAAGACATATTGGCAATTAATTAAATGCCCTCCTGTCTTGATTGCGTCCGTTAGtacatctttattatttaccaATTATTATGCCTTCAGTGTGTCATTTGCCCATTATTTAGCAAGAGATTATCACTTATCTCCCTTGAAGATTGGTGCTTGTTATGTTTGCCCAGGGATCTCAATGTTGGTTGGATCACAAGTAGGTGGTCACCTTTCTGATTACTTACGTTCCAGGTGGTTAAAGAGACACGAAGCTGAAACATTCCCTTTAGAATATAGACTAGTATTACATATATTTGGAATACTAATGAATACTGCAGGTTGTATTGGATTTGGTTTCTCGATctcatttcattatcatttggCGTTGATTTTGATGTTTTCCGGGTTGATGGCTTTTGGGATGACATGGTGTAGTAATACAACTATGACATACTTAACTGAATTGATGACTAACAAAGCAGCTGCTACGATTGCCCTCAGTAGTTTCTTCAGAAACGTCGGTGCGGCGATTAGTTCAGCTATAATTATTACTTTATGTGATCAAATGGGTGTTGGATGGTGTTTCATGGGGCTGGGGTTAGTTAATATAATGTCTCTTGTCCTAATCATTTATCTAATCTGTACAGGAAAAGGAAGGCAACGCAAAAGATGA